A genomic stretch from Mesotoga sp. Brook.08.105.5.1 includes:
- a CDS encoding C4-dicarboxylate ABC transporter, whose translation MSADAIYMQTIIAGLVMVGAYAVGKFLKFSTELCMFVAVIGGAIAGGAGFDTFRHIAEGSVTYLDIGLIFVFATIFMNIIKESGGTNYIVRKIIGAFHNKRVLMLILLMLVILVPGALTGAGSISVLVVGGTVAAALNAMGLSKVRISALIFIIAGLSAAAPPVNIWAMMTCAGTAIPYVGFTMPLLVPILILALFSVLFFGRGAKNIDKEKALKEIPDPKGLSGWSVAVPFLVLIFLLGAPRIWPFGFPVLGLPLVFAICALVAWLMNFKRVNILKVSKETVAQLTPLIATTAVVGMLIQVMSFNGVKGLISMWIVTAPLAIVWILLPFIIPISEGLLTYGGAMVIGIPLIWMLNSNGINPVIVLAGLSLLWPLGDGLPPTALIGRLTVSTVGYKGSYGSFLKECVVPWIAITAVAMILIIFANKFNFLMMVG comes from the coding sequence TTGTCAGCTGATGCAATATATATGCAAACGATCATAGCCGGGCTAGTCATGGTTGGAGCCTACGCCGTTGGAAAGTTCCTGAAGTTTTCAACGGAACTATGTATGTTTGTTGCAGTAATCGGGGGAGCAATTGCCGGAGGAGCAGGTTTTGACACTTTCAGGCATATAGCCGAAGGATCTGTAACTTACCTCGACATTGGACTTATCTTCGTATTTGCGACGATTTTCATGAATATTATCAAAGAGTCGGGTGGAACGAATTATATCGTCAGGAAGATAATTGGAGCTTTCCATAACAAAAGAGTCCTGATGCTGATACTACTGATGCTTGTAATTCTAGTTCCGGGAGCGCTTACCGGAGCAGGGAGTATCTCCGTTCTAGTTGTGGGGGGTACGGTAGCAGCAGCCCTTAACGCGATGGGACTTTCAAAGGTCAGGATTTCGGCGCTAATCTTCATAATTGCGGGTTTGAGCGCTGCTGCTCCGCCAGTCAACATCTGGGCAATGATGACTTGTGCGGGAACAGCAATACCTTATGTGGGGTTCACAATGCCTCTTCTTGTACCGATCTTGATTCTGGCGCTGTTTTCTGTCCTGTTCTTTGGACGTGGTGCAAAGAACATAGACAAAGAAAAGGCACTAAAAGAGATTCCCGATCCCAAAGGGCTCTCCGGGTGGAGTGTTGCTGTTCCTTTCCTTGTCTTGATATTCCTGCTCGGGGCCCCCAGAATCTGGCCGTTCGGATTCCCGGTTCTCGGATTGCCTCTAGTCTTTGCAATCTGTGCGTTAGTTGCTTGGCTAATGAACTTCAAGAGAGTGAATATTCTGAAGGTCAGCAAAGAGACCGTTGCCCAATTAACACCCCTGATAGCAACCACCGCAGTTGTGGGAATGCTGATCCAGGTCATGAGTTTCAATGGTGTGAAGGGTTTGATCTCAATGTGGATTGTTACGGCTCCTCTGGCTATAGTCTGGATACTCCTTCCCTTCATAATACCGATATCGGAAGGTCTCCTTACATATGGTGGTGCGATGGTAATAGGAATACCGCTTATCTGGATGTTGAATTCAAACGGAATAAACCCGGTAATTGTTTTGGCAGGATTAAGCCTTCTATGGCCTCTTGGAGATGGACTACCCCCAACTGCGCTGATAGGGAGGTTGACAGTGAGTACGGTTGGCTATAAAGGTTCTTACGGCTCGTTCTTGAAAGAGTGTGTAGTGCCCTGGATAGCCATAACCGCAGTTGCTATGATACTGATTATCTTCGCCAACAAATTCAACTTCCTGATGATGGTAGGTTGA
- a CDS encoding succinylglutamate desuccinylase: protein MRKLIIAGVLALIVLAGGIPLYVQRYFKEEVVAGPSVTNVFKLSKYFDGIEGTIADTDVFELKGAEEGGKTLIIAGTHANEPSATLLAYFFIGNLEVEKGTVYVIPHFNVSGSLGTQPGGGFPLYYYLETPWGEQKFRMGDRGFQALDQWPDPDVYVHYPDGQLLSYIDARNTNRSWPGRPDGFLAEKVSFAAMEMIRNEGIDIVIDLHEAEAMYPVTNCIVAPEKSMPYAIGASFYVKGREKFDNHVESSPTGYRGLSHREIGDWSDAYPFLLESPGVHLDQITAAKTLELIIDGIDPFVLKAGEKGLLFVPYDENGFSMDRRVGQHSSVIQEILSQWTKKNPDRGFSVSAPRYAEIVENELGYYFKDPAEADSRKVYYQ, encoded by the coding sequence ATGAGAAAACTTATAATCGCTGGTGTACTTGCACTTATAGTTCTGGCTGGAGGAATACCACTGTACGTTCAGAGGTACTTCAAGGAAGAAGTAGTGGCCGGACCAAGTGTGACTAACGTTTTTAAACTTAGCAAGTACTTTGACGGAATAGAAGGAACGATTGCAGATACCGATGTTTTTGAACTGAAGGGCGCAGAAGAAGGCGGGAAGACTCTCATAATAGCGGGGACCCATGCCAATGAACCTTCCGCGACTTTACTCGCATATTTTTTCATCGGGAATCTCGAAGTGGAAAAGGGAACAGTCTACGTTATTCCCCATTTCAATGTTAGCGGTTCTCTTGGAACACAGCCAGGTGGAGGATTTCCTCTCTACTACTATCTGGAAACTCCATGGGGAGAACAGAAGTTCAGAATGGGCGACAGAGGGTTCCAGGCACTTGACCAGTGGCCAGACCCGGACGTCTATGTACACTATCCTGATGGTCAGCTTTTGTCGTACATAGACGCAAGAAATACAAATCGATCCTGGCCAGGCAGGCCTGACGGATTCCTTGCTGAGAAAGTCTCCTTTGCAGCAATGGAGATGATCCGTAATGAGGGTATAGATATCGTTATTGATTTGCATGAAGCAGAGGCGATGTACCCTGTGACCAACTGCATAGTTGCCCCTGAGAAGTCAATGCCCTATGCAATAGGAGCTTCCTTCTATGTGAAGGGAAGAGAGAAGTTTGATAATCACGTGGAGTCTTCTCCAACCGGTTACAGAGGCCTCTCACACAGGGAAATTGGCGATTGGTCCGACGCATACCCGTTCTTACTGGAGTCACCCGGAGTCCATCTTGATCAGATTACGGCTGCCAAAACTCTAGAACTGATTATCGATGGTATAGACCCATTTGTGTTGAAGGCTGGTGAAAAGGGATTGCTTTTCGTCCCGTACGACGAGAACGGATTCTCTATGGACAGAAGAGTCGGACAGCATTCTTCAGTTATTCAAGAGATTCTGTCTCAGTGGACGAAGAAGAACCCCGACAGAGGATTCTCGGTTTCCGCCCCAAGATACGCCGAAATAGTCGAAAATGAACTTGGATACTACTTCAAGGACCCTGCTGAAGCAGATTCAAGAAAGGTATACTACCAATAG
- a CDS encoding HAD hydrolase-like protein produces the protein MIENLIWDFDGSLFNTYPAMVRLFKQALLRKGYVASENEILSLMKDTLGKAVDFYLDRGVDYAFYKDFKKSEEELDPAEQPPFEGAREVCSILVRNGGKNLIITHRSRKTAFKLLSYYEMTSLFSDIITRESGFKRKPDPDAFVSAIRNYRLNPRSTLSIGDRDLDVIAARDAGTKTCFFSQNGSRPTIRVDFTIDNLLQLEKIVSDDGHSSHV, from the coding sequence ATGATCGAGAATCTGATATGGGATTTCGACGGTTCGCTTTTCAATACCTACCCCGCTATGGTCAGACTGTTTAAACAGGCTCTGCTTAGAAAGGGATATGTCGCTTCCGAAAACGAAATTCTCTCCCTCATGAAAGACACCCTCGGAAAGGCCGTTGACTTCTATTTGGATAGAGGAGTTGACTATGCCTTCTACAAAGACTTCAAGAAATCTGAAGAAGAGCTCGACCCGGCCGAGCAACCTCCTTTTGAAGGTGCTCGCGAGGTGTGCTCAATACTTGTAAGGAATGGCGGTAAGAATCTGATCATAACTCATAGATCACGAAAGACTGCTTTCAAGCTGCTAAGTTACTACGAAATGACCTCGCTTTTCAGCGACATAATCACCAGAGAAAGCGGATTTAAGAGGAAACCAGACCCCGATGCTTTCGTCAGCGCGATAAGAAATTATAGACTGAACCCCAGATCAACTCTCTCCATTGGTGATAGAGACCTTGACGTCATTGCTGCAAGGGATGCGGGAACAAAGACATGTTTCTTCTCTCAGAATGGATCCAGACCAACCATTCGAGTCGACTTCACAATAGACAATCTGTTACAGCTTGAAAAGATTGTTTCTGATGACGGCCATTCCTCACATGTATAG
- a CDS encoding HAD-IA family hydrolase → MYEYVIWDFGGTLFDTYPAAAEVFSRVLEKYEVRASVKEILEKLKESTSKAAQHFMDKYRLHSGFLEDFYSIENHLEPERQPPFEGAKDTCIQINKNGGSNFLFSHRSNYSMTKLLNYYKMLDLFSEIVSADGGFARKPDPQAIMYIIDKYGLERERVITIGDREIDIEAGKRAGIATCLFNPDSSSATTKADFVVTSLKQVPSVLQVCNRYSGCES, encoded by the coding sequence ATGTATGAATACGTTATCTGGGATTTCGGTGGCACTCTCTTCGATACTTACCCTGCGGCAGCGGAGGTATTCTCAAGGGTCCTTGAGAAGTACGAGGTGAGAGCTTCCGTCAAAGAAATTCTTGAAAAGCTTAAGGAATCAACATCGAAAGCTGCACAACACTTCATGGATAAGTACAGACTGCACAGTGGATTTCTGGAGGATTTCTACAGTATAGAGAACCATCTTGAACCGGAGAGACAACCACCTTTTGAAGGGGCAAAGGATACCTGTATCCAGATTAATAAGAACGGTGGAAGTAATTTCCTTTTCAGTCACAGGAGTAATTACTCCATGACCAAACTTCTGAATTACTACAAGATGCTGGATCTTTTCTCCGAAATTGTATCCGCAGACGGTGGTTTTGCCAGAAAGCCCGATCCACAGGCAATTATGTATATTATCGACAAGTATGGGCTTGAGAGAGAAAGAGTTATTACAATCGGTGATCGAGAGATCGATATTGAGGCCGGGAAACGCGCCGGAATAGCTACCTGCCTCTTCAATCCAGATTCGTCATCAGCAACCACAAAAGCTGATTTTGTCGTTACCTCCTTGAAACAGGTTCCTTCTGTTTTGCAGGTGTGCAACAGATACAGTGGTTGTGAAAGCTGA
- a CDS encoding inorganic diphosphatase, whose product MQEETVLDIMIEIPKGSRNKYEYDKKLKRIRFDRTLFSAVHYPMDYGFILNTLAEDEDPLDAMVLLWEPTFPGCLIEAKPIGAFKMWDEKGPDEKVLCVPIHDPVWNYIESLDDVPPHLLKEIEHFFSVYKDLEKKKTGIEGWVRREETLEIIAASRIRYLEETQNS is encoded by the coding sequence TTGCAGGAAGAAACCGTGCTTGACATAATGATAGAGATTCCTAAGGGAAGTAGGAATAAGTATGAGTATGATAAGAAACTCAAGAGGATAAGGTTCGACAGGACTCTGTTTTCTGCTGTTCATTACCCGATGGACTATGGATTCATATTAAATACTCTTGCCGAAGACGAAGATCCGCTTGATGCAATGGTTTTGCTCTGGGAGCCGACTTTTCCCGGGTGTTTAATTGAGGCAAAGCCAATCGGCGCATTCAAGATGTGGGATGAGAAGGGCCCTGACGAGAAAGTCCTTTGTGTTCCGATACATGATCCGGTCTGGAACTATATAGAAAGCCTGGATGATGTTCCTCCTCATCTACTTAAGGAGATCGAGCATTTCTTTTCCGTATACAAGGATCTCGAAAAGAAGAAAACGGGTATTGAGGGCTGGGTAAGAAGAGAAGAAACGTTGGAAATTATCGCTGCATCAAGAATAAGATATCTTGAAGAAACTCAAAATTCTTAA
- a CDS encoding S8 family serine peptidase, with protein sequence MKKTLLLISVVLLALVFASCVRVAPGNSAGADVELVWKQIQDAPYVEGRLIVGYNDIEALSEIVSLLDAEITIDIPRLNAAGLRFDSTVEEARAAIRELFVERPELVASIRYIEPNYERELIKPVKDDNLKLPELPVVLAEDAFPDLEGFLWGVKKVRAPQAWAAGYDGTGIIVAVIDTGIDSNHPDLQGQITHRYDPLLDLEIDPDIDYSFGAHGSHVAGTIAAKDDGHGVVGVAPGAKIMDIPIFQPDYIGDEFVAAGIVYAIENGATVLSNSWGGKGFSTLLYDAIAYASENRVVFVNSAGNEHVNEVKSPAMYPGVVVVAASTAGDGITHFSNRSVKLSVAAPGDFSILSTVPLWDVAEFAYPDLPYAYYGGTSMACPHVSGAIAILQQKYRDMGLTVYQYRKLIELGADDIMAPGKDNDSGYGRLNVEKSLSLDPDAFGTGGNAFFWIQTKRTYYDEELEGDYPMGIPGVYVSMIPHDRNLPPIYIKSIGDLELAGAAAFDIDVGMYDVYFGSGDLFDPSSLLYFSGRVQEQEGMKWESYEVTHNPINYVWADVVEFSSSPKLVIEKISVFQEGTEIVDPEITLLQFIVTAINAFTGEEFSSTISYDGGTFALPDYAPAPQYTLTSEPFPGLEDFLADKTVVFTGYVEYDNDPGRRIYFERELPAGTGFISDGWSFYFSAF encoded by the coding sequence ATGAAGAAAACCTTACTGTTAATAAGTGTCGTATTGCTGGCCCTTGTGTTCGCTTCCTGTGTGAGAGTTGCCCCGGGTAACAGCGCCGGCGCCGATGTGGAGCTTGTATGGAAGCAGATACAGGATGCGCCCTACGTTGAAGGAAGACTTATAGTGGGTTACAACGACATCGAGGCTTTGAGCGAGATCGTTTCTCTTCTCGATGCTGAGATAACCATCGATATACCGCGCTTGAACGCTGCGGGGTTGCGGTTCGACTCGACGGTCGAGGAGGCGAGGGCCGCTATCAGGGAGCTTTTTGTCGAGAGACCGGAGCTAGTCGCATCGATAAGATACATAGAACCGAACTACGAAAGAGAACTTATAAAGCCGGTGAAAGACGATAACCTGAAATTGCCCGAACTGCCCGTGGTTCTTGCCGAGGACGCGTTCCCCGACCTTGAAGGATTCCTCTGGGGAGTCAAGAAGGTCCGTGCACCGCAAGCCTGGGCCGCCGGGTACGATGGGACCGGCATAATCGTCGCCGTAATCGACACTGGCATCGACTCTAACCACCCAGATCTCCAGGGTCAGATAACTCACAGGTACGATCCGCTCCTCGATCTGGAGATCGACCCCGACATAGACTACTCCTTCGGAGCGCACGGCTCTCACGTCGCCGGTACTATCGCCGCAAAGGACGACGGCCATGGCGTCGTAGGCGTGGCCCCCGGAGCGAAGATAATGGATATACCGATCTTCCAGCCCGACTATATAGGCGACGAGTTCGTCGCGGCCGGTATAGTGTATGCGATTGAAAACGGGGCCACGGTACTTTCCAACTCCTGGGGAGGCAAGGGCTTTTCGACGCTTCTGTACGATGCGATCGCTTATGCATCCGAAAACCGGGTGGTCTTTGTGAACTCGGCCGGAAATGAACATGTGAACGAAGTCAAGAGTCCTGCCATGTACCCGGGAGTCGTGGTCGTGGCCGCCTCCACAGCGGGCGACGGGATCACCCATTTCTCGAACAGGAGCGTCAAGCTCTCGGTGGCCGCTCCCGGCGATTTTTCGATCCTTTCTACCGTTCCACTCTGGGATGTGGCCGAGTTCGCCTATCCCGACCTGCCGTACGCATATTACGGCGGAACGTCGATGGCCTGCCCTCACGTCTCGGGCGCGATCGCCATTCTCCAGCAGAAATACAGAGACATGGGACTGACCGTTTACCAGTACAGGAAACTTATCGAGCTCGGAGCCGACGATATAATGGCTCCTGGAAAGGATAACGACAGCGGTTACGGAAGGCTGAACGTAGAGAAATCGCTCTCGCTAGATCCCGATGCCTTCGGCACCGGAGGAAACGCATTCTTCTGGATTCAGACGAAGAGGACCTATTACGATGAGGAACTGGAGGGCGACTATCCGATGGGGATACCGGGCGTGTACGTCTCGATGATACCCCATGACCGGAACCTTCCGCCGATATACATCAAGAGCATAGGCGATCTCGAACTGGCAGGAGCGGCGGCTTTTGACATAGATGTGGGGATGTACGACGTCTATTTTGGAAGCGGAGACCTCTTCGATCCCAGCTCTCTGCTATATTTCTCTGGAAGGGTGCAGGAGCAGGAAGGCATGAAGTGGGAGAGTTACGAAGTCACTCACAACCCGATAAACTACGTCTGGGCCGATGTAGTCGAGTTTTCTTCAAGTCCGAAATTGGTGATAGAAAAGATTTCGGTCTTCCAGGAAGGCACGGAGATAGTCGATCCTGAGATCACGCTTCTGCAGTTCATCGTGACCGCGATCAACGCCTTCACCGGCGAGGAGTTCTCTTCTACTATATCCTACGACGGAGGAACTTTTGCGCTCCCGGACTATGCCCCGGCACCGCAGTATACGCTTACAAGCGAACCATTCCCGGGACTAGAAGATTTTCTGGCCGATAAAACCGTCGTCTTCACCGGCTACGTAGAGTACGACAACGATCCGGGCAGGAGGATATATTTTGAGAGAGAACTTCCAGCCGGAACGGGTTTCATTTCAGACGGCTGGTCGTTTTACTTCAGTGCCTTCTGA